A genomic region of Roseateles amylovorans contains the following coding sequences:
- the trxA gene encoding thioredoxin TrxA — protein MSSEQIKHISDASFEADVIQADKPVLVDYWAEWCGPCKMIAPILDEVAKDYGDRLQIAKLNVDDNREVPAKFGIRGIPTLMLFKGGQLAATKVGALSKAQLTSFLDAHL, from the coding sequence ATGAGCAGCGAACAGATCAAACACATCTCCGACGCGTCCTTCGAGGCCGATGTCATCCAAGCCGACAAGCCCGTTCTGGTCGACTACTGGGCCGAATGGTGCGGGCCCTGCAAGATGATTGCCCCCATCCTGGACGAAGTGGCCAAGGACTACGGCGACCGCCTGCAGATCGCCAAGCTCAACGTGGACGACAACCGCGAAGTGCCCGCCAAGTTCGGCATCCGCGGCATTCCGACGCTGATGCTCTTCAAGGGCGGACAGCTCGCCGCCACCAAGGTGGGCGCCTTGTCCAAAGCCCAGTTGACGTCCTTCCTGGACGCCCACCTATAA
- a CDS encoding PD-(D/E)XK nuclease family protein → MTPDFPLDAAPESAAFWDRLAQRAAAWLESQELSPRDAVLLLPFAQHLAPARRAWMKLSRWQPRIETTHSLASALGPSPLPQAQQLSFDAAIDALAAWALLREQSWAQALRQEDPRAFEAALQRLVEAAHALARAAQLRSPQARLEFWALARQTVAAQSGAGHLERALLMVAIEWAAADPREPATDALFQLRPSAWLHLQSGGPDALADALLCEAAAAGVPCLRLNADLSLDAVFADAPPQARLEQTVCDDFEDLAQCSAASVLDHLRAGRAPVALIAQDRVLIRRVRALLERQAVGIADETGWTLATTAPAAQLMAMLRATRREATVDEWLAWLKTPLAASLRERAGGGALSALESRCRNRGWSSPQAVHPERLTPGSARLWTSSREALQPLQAGTARSLEDWLKALAEVLDQLGADEQLDRQPAGGPQLLDALWLRRSPWPGSAHEAVWRDSQLSASEFVAWVSATLEAAQYVPPLQGELQVMITPLARAMLRPFGAVVLPGADAATLGPVPPGPVLIGDSLARQLGLPTVEDKRSAIAWQFAQLLRAPALTLLRCGHHGSEPLAASPLLERLDLALQNGGHGRLPLWHDPRIEVAVPVQTHTRAQAQAQGRLPRALSASAVESLRQCPYQFFARVLLGLRESSELEVQADKRDYGTWLHEVLHQFHRERLEGIDPELDDPARLARAGEAQMQALGLSAAEFLPFSASFARFAPTYLLWLAEQESKGQQFAAGELDRVVHPWAPVEPALAGLALRGRLDRVDDSPQGRWLLDYKTGSVKSLKDKVADPLEDTQLAVYAVLMGAEDGRPVRAEYLALDDAKGPVAIEHEDVETTASVMLDGLGEDLMAIRRGDPLPALGEGVACDYCEMRGLCRRDDWEGAAP, encoded by the coding sequence ATGACGCCTGATTTCCCGCTGGATGCCGCCCCCGAGAGCGCGGCCTTCTGGGACCGGCTGGCGCAGCGGGCCGCCGCCTGGCTGGAATCCCAGGAACTTTCCCCCCGGGATGCGGTGCTGCTGCTGCCCTTTGCGCAACATCTGGCGCCTGCCCGGCGCGCCTGGATGAAGCTGTCACGCTGGCAACCCCGGATCGAGACCACCCACAGTCTGGCCTCCGCCCTCGGCCCCAGCCCGCTGCCGCAGGCGCAGCAATTGAGTTTTGATGCCGCAATCGATGCGCTGGCCGCCTGGGCGTTGCTGCGCGAGCAAAGTTGGGCGCAGGCGCTGCGGCAGGAAGATCCGCGTGCGTTCGAGGCGGCCCTGCAGCGTCTGGTCGAAGCCGCTCATGCCTTGGCCCGCGCTGCTCAGCTTCGGTCGCCGCAGGCACGGCTTGAGTTCTGGGCGCTGGCCCGCCAGACGGTGGCAGCCCAGAGCGGCGCCGGTCATCTGGAGCGCGCCTTGCTGATGGTGGCCATCGAATGGGCGGCGGCCGATCCCCGCGAGCCGGCCACCGATGCCTTGTTCCAATTGCGCCCCAGCGCCTGGCTGCACCTGCAGTCTGGCGGTCCGGATGCGCTGGCGGATGCCTTGCTGTGCGAGGCGGCCGCCGCCGGCGTGCCCTGTCTGCGCCTGAATGCCGACCTGTCGCTGGACGCGGTGTTTGCCGATGCGCCGCCGCAGGCCCGGCTGGAGCAGACGGTCTGCGATGACTTCGAAGACCTGGCGCAATGCAGCGCCGCGTCGGTGCTGGACCATCTGCGCGCCGGCCGGGCGCCGGTGGCGCTGATTGCGCAGGACCGGGTGTTGATCCGCCGGGTGCGTGCATTGCTGGAGCGCCAGGCCGTGGGCATCGCCGACGAAACCGGCTGGACGCTCGCCACCACCGCGCCCGCGGCGCAATTGATGGCAATGCTGCGGGCCACGCGGCGCGAGGCGACCGTCGATGAATGGCTGGCCTGGCTGAAGACGCCGCTGGCAGCCTCGCTGCGCGAGCGCGCGGGCGGCGGGGCCTTGTCGGCCTTGGAGAGCCGATGCAGGAATCGCGGATGGTCGTCGCCGCAGGCCGTCCATCCGGAGCGCCTCACGCCGGGCAGCGCACGGTTGTGGACCTCGTCCCGCGAGGCCTTGCAGCCCTTGCAGGCCGGCACCGCCCGCAGTCTGGAGGACTGGCTCAAGGCGTTGGCCGAAGTGCTGGATCAGCTCGGCGCCGATGAACAACTCGATCGTCAGCCCGCCGGCGGCCCGCAACTGCTGGATGCGCTCTGGCTGCGTCGCTCGCCGTGGCCGGGCTCGGCGCACGAGGCGGTCTGGCGGGATTCGCAATTGAGTGCGTCGGAGTTCGTGGCCTGGGTGTCGGCCACACTGGAGGCGGCGCAGTACGTACCGCCGCTGCAGGGTGAGCTGCAGGTGATGATCACCCCGCTGGCGCGCGCCATGCTGCGGCCCTTCGGCGCGGTGGTGCTGCCGGGCGCGGATGCCGCGACGCTCGGCCCGGTCCCGCCCGGTCCCGTGCTGATCGGAGACAGCCTGGCCCGGCAGCTCGGGCTGCCCACGGTCGAGGACAAACGCAGCGCCATCGCCTGGCAGTTTGCCCAGCTGCTGCGGGCCCCGGCGCTGACCCTGTTGCGTTGCGGTCATCACGGCAGCGAGCCGCTGGCCGCCAGTCCGCTGCTGGAACGACTGGATCTGGCTCTGCAGAACGGCGGTCACGGCCGCTTGCCGCTCTGGCACGATCCCCGCATCGAGGTCGCCGTGCCGGTGCAGACCCACACCCGTGCCCAGGCACAGGCGCAGGGGCGGCTGCCGCGGGCGCTCAGTGCCAGCGCGGTCGAATCGCTGCGTCAGTGCCCGTATCAGTTCTTCGCCCGTGTGCTGCTGGGCTTGCGTGAATCGTCCGAGCTGGAGGTGCAGGCCGACAAGCGCGACTACGGCACCTGGCTGCATGAGGTCCTGCACCAGTTCCATCGGGAGCGATTGGAGGGCATCGACCCCGAGCTGGACGACCCCGCCCGGTTGGCCCGCGCCGGGGAGGCGCAGATGCAGGCACTGGGCCTGTCGGCCGCCGAATTCCTGCCGTTCTCCGCGAGCTTTGCCCGCTTTGCGCCGACCTACCTGCTGTGGCTGGCCGAGCAGGAGTCGAAGGGTCAGCAGTTCGCTGCGGGTGAACTGGACCGCGTGGTACATCCCTGGGCGCCGGTCGAGCCCGCGCTGGCGGGCCTCGCGCTCCGAGGGCGGCTGGACCGGGTCGACGACAGCCCGCAAGGCCGATGGTTGCTGGACTACAAGACCGGCAGCGTCAAAAGCCTGAAAGACAAGGTGGCCGATCCGCTCGAGGACACCCAGCTGGCCGTCTACGCGGTCCTGATGGGCGCGGAGGATGGCCGGCCCGTGCGCGCCGAATACCTCGCGCTGGACGATGCCAAGGGGCCGGTGGCGATCGAGCATGAGGACGTCGAAACGACGGCCAGCGTGATGCTCGACGGCCTGGGTGAGGACCTGATGGCGATCCGCCGCGGCGATCCTCTGCCCGCCCTGGGCGAAGGCGTGGCCTGTGACTACTGTGAAATGCGTGGGCTGTGCCGTCGCGACGATTGGGAAGGAGCGGCGCCATGA
- a CDS encoding UvrD-helicase domain-containing protein gives MNPAGKAPDVSDLSDASEAPDAPAAVSASAAAPLQAAYTLNGSPVARERFYALACDPARSVVVEACAGAGKTWMLVSRILRALLEGTPPQDIVAITFTRKAAGEMRQRLNEWLHEFAHCDHAGRVVALRQRGLSEAQAQALAADLRALQQRLLQGARAVEIRTFHAWFSQLLRAAPLELLQAQGLSPELQLIEDESDLMPELWQRFHAAVLEDEASLADYQQLSLAHGRNKLLGWLAAAFDKRVEIRLAHQHGRLLDSMPGPEDVVPELAAFDDPMQAFAPLRPALQQLAIAWGTAKNATPRKAATAIEMALQLGDDEALAAIRQAIFTAEGTPRKNLGDDPALMAVVDRLQRLQLAIDQGQARAWHRQMCGLALQLLDQFDALKRERGLVDMNDLERGALALLGDAALSGWVQEKLDSQVRHLLIDEFQDTSPLQWHALYAWLSSYVGAGGGASGQRPPSVFIVGDPKQSIYRFRRAEPRVFAAARDFVREGLDGVLLACDHTRRNSPQVLAAVNAVFESATLAQQYSGFRAHTTESGDGHPLDGVFHIADDGPEEAIAGSSREEGVWRPSLTQARREPELHRREAEACRIAAAISQLLSGGQVLPGDIFVLARKRDGLRVLAQVLKAQGIAHAAPEDMPLLEAPDVRDLLALLDVLASNGHNLSLAHALRSPLFGASEADLLTLAAASNAVRWLKDADDAAADEDDRPASDPDAELDVGLSEARLEGVDGRDFADAEVAMIEAQAVGERPSEPMTLDLFDPPPVPAMETPAAAPASADDSRSWWDALMQSEAEALSPALCRARTLLQRWNTLAIQRSPHDLLDAIVHEGDLMARIAAAVPTSERRARLHAVEALLALALELDGGRYSGLYGFVRSLKGRALKLGAPAEPDAVQLLTVHGAKGLEARVVIMMDAEAGPARAEHMALAIAWPVHEPVPRTVAFIVSETRPPPSLQALLDDEKEQRQREELNALYVAMTRARSQLLLSRTPAKRVSSTATWWTRVQPLATPVVVPPLEEGGSASEGETALLRQLPQAPPRVTPEPSEQVGAASDAAGLGQGPEAVDDSAALGEALHRVLEWHSGPQGRAHPLERLMAAAAQMYGLDARRDERLQRSVQAILGSDACAPFFDADQLLWQGNEVPLSWRDLDMRLDRLVCRRDGADAVPTWWVLDYKLHPAPQNNPEYLAQLWRYREAVRALQPDEPVRCAFITGQGRLIDCTERVISEFGLEPQISG, from the coding sequence ATGAACCCCGCAGGAAAAGCGCCGGACGTATCGGACCTATCGGACGCATCGGAAGCACCAGACGCGCCCGCCGCCGTCAGCGCTTCGGCCGCCGCGCCCCTGCAGGCCGCCTACACCCTCAACGGTTCACCGGTGGCCCGGGAGCGCTTCTATGCGCTGGCCTGCGACCCGGCCCGCAGCGTGGTGGTGGAAGCCTGCGCCGGCGCAGGCAAGACCTGGATGCTGGTGTCGCGCATCCTGCGTGCCTTGCTGGAAGGCACGCCGCCGCAAGACATCGTCGCCATCACCTTCACCCGCAAGGCCGCCGGTGAGATGCGGCAGCGGCTCAACGAATGGCTGCATGAATTTGCGCATTGCGATCACGCGGGTCGCGTGGTGGCCTTGCGTCAGCGGGGCCTGTCGGAGGCGCAGGCCCAAGCCTTGGCCGCCGATCTGCGCGCGCTTCAGCAGCGGCTGCTGCAGGGTGCGCGGGCGGTGGAGATTCGCACCTTCCATGCCTGGTTTTCGCAGTTGCTGCGGGCCGCGCCGCTGGAGCTGCTGCAGGCGCAAGGACTGTCCCCCGAACTTCAGCTGATCGAGGATGAAAGCGACCTCATGCCGGAGCTCTGGCAGCGCTTTCATGCCGCAGTCCTGGAGGATGAAGCCTCGCTGGCGGACTATCAGCAGCTCAGCCTGGCCCATGGCCGCAACAAGCTGTTGGGATGGCTGGCGGCGGCCTTTGACAAGCGGGTCGAGATCCGTCTGGCCCATCAGCACGGCCGATTGCTGGACAGCATGCCCGGCCCCGAGGACGTGGTGCCCGAACTGGCCGCCTTTGACGATCCGATGCAGGCCTTCGCGCCGCTGCGCCCGGCGCTTCAGCAGCTTGCGATCGCCTGGGGCACCGCCAAGAACGCGACGCCGCGCAAGGCGGCCACCGCGATCGAAATGGCGCTGCAACTGGGCGATGACGAGGCGCTGGCCGCGATTCGGCAAGCGATCTTCACCGCGGAAGGCACCCCACGAAAGAACCTGGGCGACGACCCGGCCTTGATGGCGGTGGTCGATCGGCTGCAACGGCTGCAACTGGCCATCGACCAGGGTCAGGCGCGTGCCTGGCATCGACAGATGTGCGGCCTGGCCCTGCAACTGTTGGACCAGTTCGATGCGCTCAAGCGGGAGCGCGGCCTGGTCGACATGAACGACCTGGAGCGCGGCGCGCTGGCGCTGCTCGGCGATGCGGCGCTGTCGGGCTGGGTGCAGGAAAAGCTCGACAGCCAGGTCCGGCATTTGCTGATCGATGAATTCCAGGACACCAGTCCGCTGCAATGGCACGCGCTCTATGCGTGGCTGTCCAGTTACGTCGGGGCCGGTGGCGGCGCCAGTGGGCAGCGGCCGCCGTCGGTGTTCATCGTCGGCGATCCCAAGCAGAGCATTTACCGATTCCGGCGTGCCGAGCCCCGCGTGTTTGCCGCGGCGCGGGATTTCGTTCGCGAAGGCCTGGACGGCGTGCTGCTGGCCTGCGACCACACCCGGCGCAATTCGCCGCAGGTGCTGGCGGCGGTCAATGCGGTGTTTGAGTCGGCCACGCTGGCGCAGCAATACAGCGGCTTCCGGGCGCACACGACGGAATCCGGCGATGGCCATCCGCTGGACGGCGTCTTCCACATCGCCGATGACGGCCCTGAAGAGGCGATCGCCGGATCGTCCCGCGAGGAGGGCGTCTGGCGGCCCAGCCTGACGCAGGCGCGGCGCGAGCCCGAGCTGCATCGGCGAGAGGCGGAAGCCTGCCGCATTGCGGCGGCCATTTCGCAACTGCTGTCGGGCGGACAGGTGCTGCCGGGCGACATCTTCGTGCTCGCGCGCAAGCGGGACGGCCTGCGGGTGCTGGCGCAAGTGCTCAAGGCGCAGGGCATTGCCCATGCGGCGCCGGAGGACATGCCGCTGCTGGAGGCGCCGGATGTGCGAGATCTGCTGGCCTTGCTGGATGTGCTCGCCTCCAACGGACACAACCTGTCGCTGGCGCATGCGTTGCGCAGCCCGCTGTTCGGCGCGTCGGAAGCGGACCTGCTGACACTGGCCGCTGCATCAAACGCCGTGCGCTGGCTCAAGGATGCGGACGACGCTGCGGCCGATGAAGACGATCGACCCGCCAGCGACCCCGACGCGGAGCTGGATGTCGGCCTTTCAGAAGCGCGGTTGGAGGGCGTCGACGGACGCGACTTCGCGGACGCCGAAGTTGCCATGATCGAAGCGCAGGCCGTCGGTGAGCGTCCGAGCGAGCCGATGACGCTGGATCTGTTCGATCCGCCGCCGGTACCGGCGATGGAAACACCTGCGGCAGCGCCGGCCTCGGCGGATGACAGCCGGAGTTGGTGGGACGCGCTGATGCAGTCCGAGGCCGAGGCGCTCAGTCCTGCGCTGTGCCGTGCCCGGACCTTGTTGCAGCGCTGGAACACGCTGGCCATTCAGCGCAGCCCGCACGATCTGCTCGACGCGATCGTGCACGAAGGCGACTTGATGGCGCGCATCGCGGCGGCGGTGCCCACCAGTGAGCGGCGTGCGAGGCTGCACGCGGTCGAGGCCTTGTTGGCGTTGGCGCTGGAGCTCGATGGCGGTCGCTATTCCGGGCTCTATGGGTTTGTGCGGTCGCTCAAGGGGCGGGCCCTGAAGCTGGGCGCACCTGCCGAGCCCGATGCGGTGCAACTGCTGACGGTGCACGGCGCCAAGGGGCTGGAGGCTCGCGTCGTGATCATGATGGATGCGGAAGCCGGACCGGCCCGCGCCGAGCACATGGCCCTGGCGATTGCGTGGCCGGTGCATGAGCCGGTGCCTCGCACGGTGGCCTTCATCGTTTCCGAGACCCGACCGCCGCCGTCGCTGCAGGCCCTGTTGGATGACGAAAAGGAACAGCGTCAGCGCGAAGAGCTGAATGCGCTGTATGTGGCGATGACCCGCGCCCGCAGCCAACTGCTGTTGAGCCGCACCCCCGCCAAGCGCGTCAGCAGCACCGCAACCTGGTGGACGCGGGTTCAGCCGCTGGCCACGCCCGTGGTGGTGCCTCCGTTGGAGGAAGGTGGCAGTGCCTCTGAGGGCGAGACCGCGCTGCTCAGGCAACTGCCGCAGGCGCCACCGCGGGTGACGCCGGAGCCGTCCGAGCAGGTGGGCGCCGCCTCCGATGCGGCGGGGCTAGGGCAAGGGCCGGAGGCGGTCGACGACAGCGCGGCGCTGGGCGAGGCGCTGCACCGGGTGCTCGAATGGCACAGCGGGCCGCAGGGGCGGGCGCATCCGCTGGAGCGCCTGATGGCGGCCGCGGCGCAGATGTACGGCCTGGATGCACGCCGCGACGAGCGGCTGCAACGCAGCGTCCAGGCGATCCTGGGCAGCGACGCGTGCGCGCCGTTCTTCGATGCAGACCAACTGCTCTGGCAGGGCAATGAAGTGCCGCTGAGTTGGCGTGACCTGGACATGCGGCTGGATCGACTGGTTTGCCGACGCGACGGGGCGGATGCTGTGCCGACCTGGTGGGTGCTGGACTACAAGCTGCATCCGGCGCCGCAGAACAATCCGGAGTATTTGGCGCAGCTGTGGCGCTACCGTGAGGCCGTGCGGGCGCTGCAACCGGATGAGCCCGTGCGCTGCGCTTTCATCACCGGTCAGGGGCGGTTGATCGACTGCACGGAACGCGTCATTTCCGAATTTGGTTTGGAGCCGCAAATTTCAGGCTAG
- a CDS encoding YjfB family protein has protein sequence MADIFNMDITTSSSVAAAVSNASSSTPGTVGNAASLLVLRKALDTQEAGAAALLNALPQPTSLATEGTLGRNINTYA, from the coding sequence ATGGCCGATATCTTCAACATGGACATCACCACCTCCTCCAGCGTCGCCGCAGCGGTCAGCAATGCGTCCAGCAGCACGCCTGGCACGGTCGGCAACGCCGCCAGCCTGCTGGTGCTGCGCAAGGCTTTGGACACGCAGGAAGCCGGCGCCGCTGCACTGCTGAACGCCCTGCCCCAGCCGACAAGCCTGGCGACCGAAGGCACGCTCGGGCGAAACATCAACACCTACGCCTGA